The DNA segment CGTACTGACATAAAATCGATTCTGATTATTGGTGCCGGACCGATCGTGATTGGTCAAGCCTGCGAGTTTGACTACTCCGGTGCACAAGCCTGTAAAGCGTTACGCGAAGAAGGCTACCGCGTGATCTTGGTTAACTCCAACCCTGCAACCATCATGACTGACCCATCGATGGCCGACTCAACCTATATTGAGCCGATCACATGGCAAACCGTTGCACAAATCATTGAAAAAGAACGCCCAGATGCAGTATTGCCAACGATGGGTGGTCAAACTGCATTGAACTGCGCATTAGCCCTCGATGCCAACGGCATCCTCGAGAAGTTCAATGTAGAACTGATCGGTGCGAGCAAAGATGCCATTGAAATGGCTGAAGATCGCAAACTGTTTGACCAAGCCATGCGCCGTATTGGGCTTGAATGTCCACGTGCAGCGGTTGCTGGTGACATGGATGAAGCATTCAAAATTCAAACAGACATGGGCTTCCCTTGTATCATTCGCCCATCATTCACCATGGGTGGATCAGGTGGTGGTATCGCTTACAACCGCGAAGAGTTCATCGAAATCTGTGAACGCGGCTTTGATCTCTCTCCAACCAAGCAATTATTGATCGATGAATCGCTGATTGGCTGGAAAGAATACGAGATGGAAGTTGTGCGTGATAAAAACGACAACTGTATCATCGTCTGTGCGATTGAAAACTTTGACCCAATGGGTGTCCATACTGGTGACTCTATCACCGTTGCCCCAGCACAAACACTGACCGACAAAGAATACCAATTGATGCGTAATGCATCGATCGCAGTATTGCGTGAAATTGGTGTAGAAACAGGTGGCTCCAACGTTCAGTTCGGGATCAGTCCTGTCGATGGCCGTATGGTCGTCATTGAAATGAATCCGCGTGTATCTCGCTCATCTGCACTGGCATCAAAAGCAACAGGTTTCCCGATTGCCAAGATCGCTGCGAAGCTGGCGGTAGGTTACACGCTTGATGAACTTAAAAATGACATCACTGGCGGCAACACTCCAGCGAGCTTTGAGCCTTCAATCGACTATGTCGTGACCAAAATTCCTCGCTTCAACTTTGAGAAATTCCCACAAGCCGACGCAGTACTGACGACTCAAATGAAGTCCGTCGGTGAAGTGATGGCGATCGGCCGGACTTTCCAAGAATCCGTTCAAAAAGCACTGCGTGGACTTGAAGTCGGTGTCGATGGTTTCACGCCGAAGATCCCTCTGGGTACCGAAGATGCATTAGACAAACTTCGTCTTGAATTGAAAGTCCCCGGCGCAGAGCGCATTTGGTATATCGCCGATGCTTTCCGCCACGGCTTAAGCCTTGAACAGGTTCATGAATATACCGCGATTGATAAATGGTTTTTGATCCAAATCGAAGACATTATCAAAACCGAAGCGGAAGTTGAGCAACTTGGTGTTGCAGGTCTGACCTATGACAACATGCGTCGTTATAAACGCAAAGGCTTGTCGGATCTACGCTTAGCTACCCTGCTCGGCATTTCGCAAAAGCAATTACGTAAGCAGCGTTGGTCACTGGGTGTTTATCCTGTCTACAAACGCGTTGATACCTGTGCGGCTGAGTTCGAAACCAGCACGGCATACATGTATTCAACCTATGAAGAAGAATGTGAAGCCAATCCATCAAACCGTGAAAAGATCATGGTACTGGGCGGTGGACCAAACCGCATTGGTCAAGGGATCGAATTTGACTATTGCTGTGTACATGCGGCGCTTGCCATGCGTGAAGATGGTTATGAAACCATCATGGTCAACTGTAATCCTGAAACCGTGTCAACCGATTACGACACCTCAGATCGCCTGTATTTTGAACCGGTAACACTCGAAGACGTTCTCGAGATTGCGCGTATCGAAAAACCAAAAGGCGTGATCGTACAGTATGGCGGTCAAACCCCATTGAAGCTGGCGCGTGCGCTT comes from the Aquirhabdus parva genome and includes:
- the carB gene encoding carbamoyl-phosphate synthase large subunit; its protein translation is MPKRTDIKSILIIGAGPIVIGQACEFDYSGAQACKALREEGYRVILVNSNPATIMTDPSMADSTYIEPITWQTVAQIIEKERPDAVLPTMGGQTALNCALALDANGILEKFNVELIGASKDAIEMAEDRKLFDQAMRRIGLECPRAAVAGDMDEAFKIQTDMGFPCIIRPSFTMGGSGGGIAYNREEFIEICERGFDLSPTKQLLIDESLIGWKEYEMEVVRDKNDNCIIVCAIENFDPMGVHTGDSITVAPAQTLTDKEYQLMRNASIAVLREIGVETGGSNVQFGISPVDGRMVVIEMNPRVSRSSALASKATGFPIAKIAAKLAVGYTLDELKNDITGGNTPASFEPSIDYVVTKIPRFNFEKFPQADAVLTTQMKSVGEVMAIGRTFQESVQKALRGLEVGVDGFTPKIPLGTEDALDKLRLELKVPGAERIWYIADAFRHGLSLEQVHEYTAIDKWFLIQIEDIIKTEAEVEQLGVAGLTYDNMRRYKRKGLSDLRLATLLGISQKQLRKQRWSLGVYPVYKRVDTCAAEFETSTAYMYSTYEEECEANPSNREKIMVLGGGPNRIGQGIEFDYCCVHAALAMREDGYETIMVNCNPETVSTDYDTSDRLYFEPVTLEDVLEIARIEKPKGVIVQYGGQTPLKLARALEEAGVPIIGTSPDAIDRAEDRERFQQMVIRLNLLQPPNRIVKSAEEGLLAAAQVGYPLVVRPSYVLGGRAMEIVYNEEELKRYLRDAVQASNDAPVLLDRFLDDAIEVDVDCVSDGTNVVIGGIMQHIEQAGVHSGDSACSLPPYSLSAEIQDVMRAQTVAMARELGVIGLMNVQFAVKGSDVYVLEVNPRASRTVPFVSKAIGTSLAKVASRCMAGQTLESQGFTTEVIPDFYSVKEAVFPFNKFPGVDPILGPEMKSTGEVMGVGKTFGEAFYKAVLGSNERLPGKPVAGEIKRAFLSVRDSDKAALPEIAAKLIALGFTLVATGGSYKLLLEQGIECERINKVTEGRPHIVDRLKNGEIHLIINTTEGKQAQQDSFSIRRSALQGKVYYTTTISGADAVCQAMNIPLPMDVYRLQDLHQG